A single Lusitaniella coriacea LEGE 07157 DNA region contains:
- a CDS encoding DUF4279 domain-containing protein, whose translation MFIIIGFMSKIKISLRLHGELPPTEQINSILEFFPTKSLRKGQRVGKNRIQPTDVWILDLAKFECRGNKNEINAMEQQIQQAATTLQQLAPRLGFLNRSCCKVELYISTIREEDQGGFSLPGKILKAATAADLSSVEVSILVMLDDYEEPES comes from the coding sequence ATGTTTATAATAATTGGTTTTATGAGCAAAATAAAAATATCTTTGCGATTGCACGGCGAACTTCCTCCCACAGAACAAATAAACTCTATTCTAGAATTTTTTCCAACTAAGAGCTTGCGCAAGGGACAAAGAGTTGGAAAGAATCGAATTCAACCGACAGACGTTTGGATTTTAGACCTGGCTAAGTTTGAATGTAGGGGAAATAAAAATGAAATAAATGCGATGGAACAGCAAATACAACAGGCTGCTACTACCTTACAACAATTGGCACCACGTCTTGGTTTTTTGAATCGCTCCTGTTGTAAAGTTGAGTTATACATTAGTACCATCCGAGAGGAAGATCAAGGGGGATTTTCGCTGCCCGGAAAAATACTAAAAGCAGCAACAGCAGCGGATTTATCTTCAGTTGAGGTGTCTATTTTAGTTATGTTAGATGACTATGAAGAACCGGAATCTTAA
- a CDS encoding DNA recombination-mediator protein A, with translation MSQSIDIPKIDTLAQELAAIQQTSSKRIALLGSRHVPITHQKLIEMMSYALVLGGNRLVTSGAAGTNSAAIKGAMRADPNLLTVILPQSLDRQPRESIEQLNQVIHLVENSDNDALSLGEASALCNREIISRCQQLICFAFHDSQTLLKTCEEAEEQGKLVTLFYFD, from the coding sequence TTGAGTCAATCTATAGATATCCCAAAAATTGATACGTTAGCCCAGGAACTCGCTGCGATTCAGCAAACCAGTTCAAAACGAATTGCACTGCTGGGTTCGCGCCACGTTCCGATTACTCATCAGAAATTAATTGAAATGATGAGTTACGCCCTCGTGTTGGGTGGAAATCGTTTGGTCACCTCTGGTGCTGCGGGAACAAATTCTGCGGCAATCAAAGGTGCAATGCGCGCCGACCCCAATTTACTGACAGTGATCTTGCCCCAAAGCCTCGATAGACAGCCCAGAGAGTCTATCGAACAGCTTAACCAGGTCATTCATTTAGTGGAAAATTCCGACAATGATGCTTTGTCTCTTGGGGAAGCCAGCGCGCTGTGCAATCGCGAAATCATCTCGCGCTGTCAGCAATTGATCTGTTTTGCATTCCACGATAGCCAAACATTGCTCAAAACCTGTGAGGAGGCAGAAGAACAAGGTAAACTCGTTACTTTGTTCTACTTTGACTAG
- a CDS encoding ATP-binding protein: MIAISLPATRHHWETMSFASTLYLCPILDLLLANTPPEWELELRLGLQEALVNAALHGNKLDPSKTVVVQFSISDDLYSWVISDQGSGFVPSCGCDSNPEELLPPEESERGRGLCILYQIFDQVHWNQKGNQLKLCKQVKESKNKRSLF, translated from the coding sequence GTGATTGCAATTTCTCTGCCTGCGACTCGACACCATTGGGAAACAATGAGCTTTGCTTCAACGCTCTATCTTTGCCCAATTTTGGATTTACTCTTAGCGAATACCCCACCAGAGTGGGAACTCGAATTGCGCTTGGGATTGCAAGAAGCACTGGTTAATGCCGCACTTCACGGCAACAAACTCGACCCCAGTAAAACCGTCGTCGTACAGTTTTCCATCTCAGACGATCTTTACTCTTGGGTTATTTCCGACCAAGGTTCTGGTTTTGTACCAAGCTGCGGTTGTGATTCCAATCCAGAAGAGTTATTACCCCCGGAAGAGTCGGAACGGGGTCGAGGATTGTGCATTCTTTACCAAATTTTTGACCAAGTTCATTGGAATCAAAAAGGCAATCAGCTCAAACTTTGCAAGCAAGTCAAAGAGAGTAAAAACAAGCGTTCTCTTTTTTGA
- a CDS encoding tetratricopeptide repeat protein, whose translation MENLEDAIAKYAAALAAIKDAASAKAQPALSQIINVLLARDGIQAVLNQTPPASRQLLAQLVQLDDALIEQAKSIIQEDRLAQCRQSLNPPESSWWWFLEGLPPKPQPQPKWAKYDWVWNLGTVVCLVVSTTFLSQTAKAFSAAEGFDLWGMFSTISQGAGLALVAGGALTDKGQKVVESALTSLKIPPYLHAEVTFAGALTLLSLSHITYSNLPRVGELYYEQGRKLQAENRWSEAQESYARSLNFIPDDPRISVSIGSIYEALGDFEKAIAEYEKGNLVGDPASMNALGRVAIWQAWEKTAWKGKIDADSARRADLLFERATKIVAQQTDDPRQQLLQAEIRTNQGILHWAKVGWNAQDALLDKIWLFGHAVPLEEAVPSNQHSSLSLSSKYRNQCYASVGDILHLASSQATPGVDPRVAYREFNYACLEIREVYQPGNWYDAKVIESAVDLQSVQQLIKRIQANVSPVKIADSKQISKFQQQLSAQIQQNLDPKSLPEDKIILRVFVNSKGKIIKYYAYDKMSQGLAYTTPIDRLWWDQKPDVQDPQEPLADFKVTFYNGAFEVASWSAKARGLTQNMTDPADMGMLKHCLFELLDRQVPGQFEVAENVNSDDIFRPSLIYKVNVTPDGAIADSQPMNKEAAERFQETPLVNLTTAPGDGIPLIPFKVEFKASNAFRITPWNEAENP comes from the coding sequence ATGGAAAACTTAGAAGACGCGATCGCGAAATATGCGGCTGCTCTTGCAGCCATAAAAGATGCAGCCTCCGCAAAAGCTCAACCCGCACTCTCGCAAATTATCAACGTCCTTTTAGCGCGAGATGGGATTCAAGCTGTCCTGAACCAAACGCCTCCCGCATCACGCCAACTCCTCGCTCAACTGGTGCAACTCGACGATGCCTTAATTGAGCAAGCAAAGAGTATTATTCAAGAGGATCGATTGGCTCAATGTCGCCAGAGTTTAAATCCCCCAGAATCCTCTTGGTGGTGGTTTCTCGAAGGTTTACCCCCCAAACCTCAACCCCAACCCAAATGGGCAAAATACGATTGGGTGTGGAACCTCGGAACCGTCGTTTGCTTGGTGGTTTCCACTACCTTTCTCTCCCAAACCGCAAAAGCCTTTTCCGCCGCAGAAGGGTTCGATTTGTGGGGGATGTTCAGCACGATTAGTCAAGGTGCGGGTTTAGCGTTGGTCGCCGGAGGCGCGCTCACCGATAAAGGTCAGAAGGTGGTCGAAAGCGCTTTAACCAGTCTAAAAATCCCCCCCTATTTACACGCTGAAGTGACCTTTGCAGGAGCATTGACTCTGCTGAGTTTGTCCCACATTACCTACAGCAATTTACCTCGCGTGGGGGAATTGTATTACGAACAAGGGAGAAAGTTGCAAGCAGAAAATCGTTGGTCTGAAGCGCAAGAAAGTTACGCGCGATCGCTCAATTTCATTCCCGACGATCCTCGAATTAGCGTTAGTATCGGCAGCATTTATGAAGCGTTAGGAGATTTTGAAAAAGCGATCGCGGAATACGAAAAAGGCAACCTCGTTGGCGATCCTGCTTCTATGAATGCTTTAGGTCGCGTTGCGATTTGGCAAGCGTGGGAAAAAACTGCATGGAAAGGAAAAATTGACGCAGATTCAGCGCGTCGCGCGGATTTATTATTTGAACGCGCAACAAAGATCGTCGCTCAACAAACCGATGACCCAAGGCAACAACTTCTACAAGCAGAAATTAGAACCAACCAAGGGATTTTACATTGGGCAAAAGTAGGTTGGAATGCCCAGGACGCATTACTTGATAAAATTTGGTTATTCGGTCATGCAGTTCCCCTAGAAGAAGCTGTCCCTTCCAATCAGCACTCCTCTCTCTCCCTATCCTCAAAATATCGCAATCAATGCTACGCCAGCGTCGGAGATATTTTACATCTTGCTTCCTCCCAGGCGACTCCCGGTGTCGATCCCAGAGTGGCTTATCGGGAATTCAACTATGCTTGCTTGGAAATTCGAGAGGTCTATCAACCGGGTAATTGGTACGATGCCAAAGTTATTGAATCTGCTGTGGATTTGCAATCCGTTCAACAATTAATCAAAAGGATTCAAGCGAATGTCAGTCCTGTTAAGATCGCTGACTCCAAGCAAATCTCGAAGTTTCAACAACAACTGTCTGCACAAATCCAGCAAAATCTAGACCCTAAAAGTCTTCCCGAAGACAAAATTATCCTACGAGTTTTTGTTAATTCAAAAGGGAAAATTATCAAGTATTATGCTTACGATAAAATGTCTCAAGGTCTTGCCTATACGACTCCTATCGATCGATTGTGGTGGGATCAAAAACCCGATGTCCAAGACCCGCAAGAGCCTCTCGCAGACTTTAAAGTGACATTTTATAATGGTGCATTTGAGGTAGCATCTTGGTCGGCAAAAGCGAGGGGTTTAACGCAAAACATGACCGATCCGGCGGATATGGGAATGTTGAAACACTGCTTATTTGAGTTACTCGATCGACAAGTTCCAGGTCAGTTTGAGGTCGCGGAAAATGTCAACAGCGATGATATTTTTCGCCCCAGTTTGATTTATAAAGTGAACGTCACCCCTGATGGCGCGATCGCGGACTCTCAACCGATGAACAAAGAAGCGGCGGAACGCTTTCAGGAAACGCCCCTTGTAAATCTGACAACCGCTCCAGGAGACGGCATTCCCCTCATTCCCTTTAAGGTGGAATTTAAAGCCTCTAATGCCTTCCGCATTACCCCTTGGAACGAAGCAGAAAATCCTTAA
- the psbQ gene encoding photosystem II protein PsbQ — protein MKRLPVILSLIFALVATLLVACGSPNVAQAPPTYTPDKVSEIQRYMVPIDKARERLPELGSLIEKEDWIFVRNFIHGPLGQLRGSMSYVARTLLPNDAPKAKTLSEDLFGHLEKIDAASQENNYTAAIQQYKEAVGDFDAFLSLIPGEPES, from the coding sequence ATGAAACGCTTACCAGTCATTTTGTCGTTAATTTTTGCGTTAGTCGCAACCCTGCTCGTTGCCTGTGGAAGTCCCAATGTTGCTCAAGCACCGCCAACCTATACGCCGGATAAAGTTTCCGAGATTCAGCGCTATATGGTTCCTATTGACAAAGCTAGGGAACGGTTGCCGGAATTGGGGAGTTTAATCGAGAAGGAAGATTGGATTTTTGTCCGCAACTTCATTCACGGTCCCCTAGGACAATTACGGGGAAGTATGAGCTATGTGGCTCGCACTCTCCTACCCAATGATGCACCCAAAGCAAAAACGCTGTCAGAGGACTTATTCGGTCACTTAGAGAAGATCGATGCTGCCTCACAGGAGAATAACTATACTGCTGCGATACAGCAATATAAAGAGGCGGTTGGGGATTTTGATGCGTTCTTGTCGCTGATTCCCGGCGAACCTGAATCTTGA
- a CDS encoding ATP-binding protein, with amino-acid sequence MKAPLPDNEAQRLAQLLNYNILDTATETAYDDLALLAAHICETPVSLVSLVDRDRQWFKAKVGIEAEETHRDVAFCSHAILQPQDVLVVSDARQDPRFADNPLVTSDPNIRFYAGAPLVTPQGHAIGTLCAIDYKPRTPSPKQIEALEALSRQVVAQLELRLNVQDLSQEVKERRRVETALLQSEMQLRNKTRQLQRILRKLRQTQGQLIHAGKMSSLSQLVAGIAHEINNPLGFVASNLDCAQQYLEDILSLMEGYRQTYPSPPPVLQEQIEDIELDYLLEDFPKLFSSMKTGTHRIKDIVNSLRNFARLDEKEYKSVDLHVGLDNTLEFLQHRLQAQPHRPEIKVVKRYGQLPLVSCYAAQLNQVFQYLLLNAIEALDRANDPKMTKEETVVRFPQIRIVTELIDSDWVRITIGDNGFGMSEALQERIFEPFFTTKPVGQGMGLGLSTSYQIVTQKHQGELKCRSIPGRGTAFFVKIPICQKGVGLIAHPKL; translated from the coding sequence ATGAAAGCTCCCCTACCCGATAATGAAGCACAACGGCTGGCGCAACTCTTAAACTACAATATCCTTGATACTGCTACTGAAACTGCCTACGACGACCTTGCACTCCTCGCAGCGCACATTTGCGAAACGCCCGTTTCCCTTGTTAGTTTAGTCGATCGCGATCGCCAATGGTTCAAGGCAAAAGTGGGAATCGAGGCGGAGGAAACCCATCGAGATGTGGCATTTTGCTCCCACGCCATCCTGCAACCCCAAGACGTTCTAGTTGTTTCCGACGCTCGCCAAGACCCTAGATTTGCGGATAATCCTCTCGTTACAAGCGACCCCAACATCCGTTTTTACGCAGGCGCTCCCCTCGTTACGCCTCAAGGTCACGCAATCGGAACGCTGTGCGCCATTGATTACAAACCGCGTACCCCCTCACCAAAACAAATTGAAGCCCTCGAAGCACTCAGCCGTCAAGTGGTGGCTCAACTTGAATTGCGGCTTAATGTGCAAGATTTGTCCCAGGAAGTGAAAGAACGCCGACGAGTCGAAACCGCTTTGCTGCAATCGGAAATGCAACTGCGCAACAAAACGCGCCAACTCCAGAGGATTCTCAGAAAGTTGCGACAAACTCAAGGACAACTCATCCATGCAGGTAAAATGTCTTCTTTGAGTCAGTTGGTTGCTGGGATTGCGCACGAAATTAACAATCCCCTAGGGTTTGTTGCTAGCAATCTCGACTGCGCGCAACAGTACCTAGAAGATATTCTGAGTTTAATGGAAGGGTATAGGCAAACTTATCCCTCTCCTCCTCCAGTTCTTCAAGAGCAAATTGAAGATATCGAATTAGATTATTTGCTTGAAGACTTCCCAAAACTTTTCTCTTCAATGAAAACGGGAACGCATCGCATTAAAGATATTGTCAATTCGCTGCGTAACTTTGCCCGACTGGACGAAAAAGAATATAAATCGGTCGATCTTCACGTAGGATTGGATAATACCCTCGAATTTCTGCAACACCGCCTTCAAGCTCAACCCCATCGTCCCGAAATTAAGGTGGTAAAACGATACGGTCAGCTTCCCTTGGTATCCTGTTATGCAGCGCAACTTAACCAAGTGTTTCAATATTTGTTGCTGAATGCGATTGAAGCACTCGATCGCGCGAACGATCCTAAAATGACGAAAGAGGAAACTGTAGTTAGGTTTCCTCAGATTCGCATTGTCACCGAACTGATTGACTCCGATTGGGTCAGAATTACGATTGGCGATAATGGGTTTGGGATGAGCGAAGCACTGCAAGAACGAATTTTTGAACCGTTTTTTACGACTAAACCCGTCGGTCAAGGAATGGGGTTGGGTTTATCGACGAGTTACCAAATTGTGACTCAAAAGCATCAGGGGGAACTCAAGTGTCGTTCGATTCCGGGTCGGGGGACGGCGTTTTTTGTAAAGATTCCAATTTGTCAGAAAGGAGTGGGATTGATAGCTCATCCTAAACTCTAA
- a CDS encoding alpha/beta fold hydrolase, producing MGLTTEQSIEVGAWKWFYREAKPETETDKTPVVFLHGIPSQSYSWCEIMPKLAERGMRAIAPDWIGHGFSDKPEKQDFAYTPEAYREALGQFLDALELERVSLVVQGFLASVGIQYALRNRDRVQRLVILNTPLSPNVKLPWKMKQWSIPLVGDMVVQDPLIVDRTLEGGSGFLISDENLDVYRKPFLQASVVGRALKTTTQRLDLPKVTAELEKELPTWTKPLQIIWGCADPWLDVSPVEILAQSRNNIELVKLPEAKHYPQEHWSEEISKVLVDFLRRQDPTGETG from the coding sequence GTGGGTTTAACAACAGAACAGTCGATTGAGGTGGGTGCGTGGAAATGGTTTTATCGCGAAGCAAAACCGGAAACAGAGACAGATAAAACACCTGTTGTGTTTTTACACGGCATTCCTTCCCAGAGTTATAGTTGGTGCGAGATTATGCCCAAATTAGCAGAACGGGGAATGCGCGCGATCGCGCCGGATTGGATCGGTCACGGCTTTTCTGATAAACCGGAAAAACAGGATTTTGCCTACACCCCAGAAGCGTACCGAGAAGCGTTAGGACAATTCCTCGATGCCTTGGAACTCGAACGAGTCTCCCTCGTTGTTCAAGGATTTTTAGCCTCAGTGGGGATACAATATGCCCTAAGAAACCGCGATCGCGTCCAGCGATTAGTCATCCTCAATACCCCCCTCTCCCCAAACGTTAAACTCCCCTGGAAAATGAAGCAGTGGAGCATTCCCCTCGTTGGCGATATGGTCGTGCAAGACCCCTTGATTGTCGATCGTACCCTCGAAGGCGGTAGCGGTTTTCTCATCTCTGACGAAAATTTGGACGTGTATCGCAAACCCTTTTTGCAAGCATCGGTAGTGGGACGCGCGCTCAAAACCACAACCCAAAGGCTCGATCTTCCGAAAGTCACCGCAGAACTCGAAAAAGAGTTACCCACTTGGACAAAACCCCTACAAATTATTTGGGGATGCGCCGATCCCTGGTTGGATGTTTCCCCCGTTGAAATCCTCGCTCAGTCTCGCAACAACATCGAATTGGTCAAACTTCCCGAAGCCAAACATTATCCCCAAGAACATTGGTCTGAAGAAATTAGCAAAGTTCTGGTTGATTTTTTGCGCCGTCAAGATCCGACAGGGGAGACGGGATGA
- a CDS encoding NAD(P)/FAD-dependent oxidoreductase — MLRITIIGCGVVGAAIAYELSSIPGVKITLLDRETPASGSTRAALGVLMGGISRKRKGRAWRLRESSLQRYETLIPELESLTGQSIAFNRQGILRLCFQGEDFESWNPLIKLRHSQGFPLEIWDIQELKKRCPHLENEAIIGAIYSSRDRQVNPTQLTQALVAGARANGVDCQFGANIQKIETIELPDAHRVRCCETPKGTLETDWLVIAAGLGSTPLTTHLKRPLDLRPVLGQALHLQVKMPLGHEEFQPVITGEDVNIVPLGEKNYWVGATVEFPNEFGEVVANPTQLEQMREKVISFCPPLADATILRTWLGQRPRPEGRPAPIIEPLSGYSNVLLATGHYRNGILLAPATAQLIRNLILETL, encoded by the coding sequence ATGCTCCGTATAACCATTATTGGGTGTGGCGTGGTGGGAGCCGCGATCGCGTACGAGTTGAGTTCGATTCCTGGGGTGAAAATTACACTCCTCGATCGCGAAACTCCCGCATCTGGTTCAACCCGCGCCGCACTCGGCGTTCTAATGGGGGGGATTAGTCGCAAAAGGAAGGGGAGAGCGTGGCGGTTGCGAGAAAGCAGTTTGCAGCGTTACGAAACCCTGATCCCCGAACTGGAATCCCTCACGGGACAATCGATTGCGTTCAATCGCCAAGGCATTCTCCGATTGTGTTTCCAAGGCGAGGATTTTGAATCCTGGAATCCCTTAATCAAGTTGCGCCACAGTCAGGGTTTTCCTTTAGAAATTTGGGATATTCAAGAACTTAAAAAACGCTGTCCGCACCTTGAAAATGAAGCGATTATCGGTGCAATTTATTCGTCGCGCGATCGACAAGTCAATCCCACGCAACTGACTCAAGCCTTGGTTGCAGGCGCGCGAGCAAACGGCGTAGATTGTCAATTTGGCGCGAATATTCAAAAAATCGAAACGATCGAGCTTCCTGACGCGCACAGGGTTCGCTGCTGCGAAACACCGAAGGGAACCCTAGAAACCGATTGGCTGGTTATTGCCGCCGGCTTGGGTTCGACTCCCCTCACCACACATTTAAAACGTCCCCTCGATTTGCGTCCCGTCCTCGGACAAGCTTTGCATCTTCAAGTAAAAATGCCTTTGGGTCACGAGGAATTCCAACCCGTCATAACCGGAGAGGACGTAAATATCGTCCCCTTGGGAGAAAAAAACTATTGGGTGGGTGCAACGGTTGAATTTCCCAACGAATTCGGGGAAGTTGTCGCCAATCCCACGCAGCTAGAGCAGATGAGGGAAAAAGTCATTTCCTTTTGTCCTCCCTTAGCCGACGCAACCATTCTGCGAACTTGGTTGGGTCAGCGTCCTCGTCCTGAAGGTCGTCCTGCACCCATTATCGAGCCGCTATCGGGGTATAGCAACGTATTACTCGCCACAGGACACTATCGGAATGGTATCCTCCTGGCTCCGGCAACGGCTCAACTGATTCGCAATTTAATCTTGGAAACGCTTTAA
- a CDS encoding DUF3969 family protein, which yields MYSLRQGGLPEGMLMSDSWVSSLIEFLKKIDNKEAKAVIEAIILSAIHGVKDKRISISEVEIIIFNLDILLFCKESLRDPRLSLIISYGMELDSIHELVGNPEIANACQEIEEILQSRKSISWSDL from the coding sequence GTGTACTCACTACGACAGGGCGGTTTACCAGAAGGGATGCTTATGAGTGACAGTTGGGTTTCTAGTTTAATAGAATTCCTCAAGAAAATAGATAACAAAGAAGCAAAAGCTGTAATTGAGGCAATTATTCTAAGCGCAATACATGGTGTAAAAGATAAGAGAATTTCAATTTCAGAAGTTGAAATTATTATTTTTAATCTTGATATCTTGCTTTTTTGCAAAGAATCTTTAAGAGACCCCAGATTGTCTTTGATTATTTCTTATGGAATGGAGTTAGATAGTATTCACGAATTGGTCGGAAATCCTGAAATTGCAAATGCCTGCCAGGAAATTGAAGAAATACTTCAATCGAGAAAATCTATTAGTTGGAGCGATCTCTAA